The following are from one region of the Gammaproteobacteria bacterium genome:
- a CDS encoding LysR family transcriptional regulator, with amino-acid sequence MLHLTLRQLKVFESVARNLSYSRAAEELHLTQPAVSMQIKQLEENISLPLFEHLGKRIYLTEAGRELYQYSRAISQQLADMEVALDELKGMERGKLNISVVTTANYFAPHLLAKFCQRYRGVTVSLNVSNREAVLKQLTDNVIDLAIMGQPPENLDIDDESFMENPLVVVAPPDHSLCKEHNIPVKRLANETFLVRESGSGTRSAMERFFAAHKIKINKGMETDTTEAIKQAVQAGMGLGIMSQHTAELELETGRLKILDVQGFPIIRYWHVVHRKNKRLSSVAKAFREFLLKEAAGLLDESKS; translated from the coding sequence ATGCTCCACCTCACCTTGCGGCAGCTGAAAGTGTTCGAATCCGTTGCCCGGAACCTAAGTTATTCGCGCGCCGCCGAAGAGCTGCATTTGACCCAACCTGCTGTTTCCATGCAAATTAAGCAACTGGAAGAGAACATCAGTTTACCGCTATTTGAGCATTTAGGTAAGCGAATTTATCTGACCGAAGCGGGGCGCGAATTGTATCAATATAGCCGGGCGATTTCGCAGCAATTGGCCGATATGGAAGTCGCGTTGGACGAATTGAAAGGCATGGAACGCGGTAAATTGAATATCTCGGTGGTCACCACCGCCAATTATTTCGCGCCGCATTTGCTGGCGAAGTTTTGCCAGCGCTATCGCGGCGTGACCGTCAGTTTGAATGTATCCAACCGGGAAGCGGTATTAAAGCAGTTGACGGATAATGTGATCGATCTAGCCATCATGGGGCAACCGCCCGAGAATCTCGATATCGATGATGAATCCTTTATGGAGAATCCGCTGGTGGTCGTGGCACCGCCGGATCATTCATTATGCAAGGAGCACAATATCCCGGTAAAACGGTTAGCCAACGAAACTTTTCTCGTGCGCGAATCGGGCTCGGGCACGCGTAGCGCCATGGAGCGCTTCTTTGCCGCACATAAGATCAAAATCAATAAAGGGATGGAAACGGATACGACCGAAGCGATAAAACAAGCCGTTCAGGCCGGCATGGGATTGGGTATCATGTCGCAACATACCGCGGAACTGGAGCTGGAGACGGGGCGCTTGAAAATTCTCGATGTGCAGGGTTTTCCGATTATCCGTTATTGGCATGTGGTGCACAGAAAAAATAAGCGCTTGTCGAGCGTAGCCAAAGCTTTTAGAGAGTTTTTATTAAAGGAGGCCGCCGGATTGTTGGATGAATCCAAATCCTAA
- a CDS encoding form I ribulose bisphosphate carboxylase large subunit, with amino-acid sequence MAVKIYNAGVKEYRQTYWTPEYTPLDTDLLACFKITPQPGVPREEVAAAVAAESSTGTWTTVWTDLLTDLDYYKGRAYKIEDVPGDDTCFYAFVAYPIDLFEEGSVVNVLTSLVGNVFGFKALRALRLEDVRFPIAYVKTCGGPPTGIQVERDRLNKYGRALLGCTIKPKLGLSAKNYGRAVYECLRGGLDLTKDDENVNSQPFMRWRDRFQFVVEACQKAERETGERKGHYLNVTAPTPEEMYKRAEFAKELGAPIIMHDYLTGGLTANTGLANWCRNNGMLLHIHRAMHAVLDRNPHHGIHFRVLTKVLRLSGGDHLHSGTVVGKLEGDRAATLGWIDTMRDKFIKEDRSRGLFFDQDWGSMPGVFPVASGGIHVWHMPALVAIFGDDACLQFGGGTLGHPWGNAAGAAANRVALEACVEARNQGIEIEKEGKAILTKAAKSSPELKIAMETWKEIKFEFDTVDKLDIAHK; translated from the coding sequence ATGGCAGTAAAAATATATAACGCGGGCGTCAAAGAATACCGGCAAACCTACTGGACACCTGAATACACCCCTTTGGATACCGATCTTTTGGCATGTTTCAAAATTACACCACAACCCGGCGTGCCACGTGAAGAAGTCGCTGCTGCAGTAGCGGCAGAATCTTCCACCGGTACCTGGACCACGGTTTGGACCGACTTGCTGACCGACCTGGATTACTACAAAGGACGTGCTTACAAGATTGAAGACGTACCTGGCGATGACACCTGCTTCTATGCTTTCGTGGCTTACCCGATTGATCTGTTTGAAGAAGGTTCTGTCGTTAACGTGTTGACCTCACTGGTCGGTAACGTGTTCGGTTTTAAAGCGTTACGCGCCCTGCGTCTGGAAGATGTGCGTTTTCCGATTGCTTACGTCAAAACTTGTGGTGGACCTCCAACAGGTATTCAAGTAGAACGCGATCGTTTGAACAAATACGGCCGTGCATTGTTAGGTTGTACCATTAAACCTAAACTGGGTCTGTCTGCTAAAAATTATGGCCGCGCCGTATACGAATGTCTGCGCGGCGGTCTGGATCTGACCAAAGACGATGAAAACGTTAACAGTCAGCCTTTCATGCGTTGGCGCGATCGTTTCCAATTTGTAGTGGAAGCTTGCCAAAAAGCCGAACGTGAAACCGGAGAACGTAAAGGCCACTATCTGAACGTAACTGCACCAACCCCAGAAGAAATGTACAAGCGTGCAGAATTTGCCAAGGAATTGGGCGCACCTATCATTATGCATGACTACTTGACAGGTGGTTTAACAGCCAATACGGGACTGGCTAACTGGTGCCGCAACAATGGAATGCTATTGCATATCCACCGTGCTATGCACGCCGTACTTGATCGCAACCCACACCATGGTATTCATTTCCGCGTTTTAACCAAAGTGCTGCGTTTGTCAGGTGGTGATCACCTGCACTCCGGTACCGTGGTCGGTAAACTGGAAGGCGATCGTGCAGCAACCCTCGGCTGGATCGATACCATGCGCGACAAATTCATCAAAGAAGACCGCAGCCGCGGCCTGTTCTTCGATCAAGATTGGGGTTCAATGCCAGGTGTATTCCCAGTTGCGTCGGGTGGTATTCACGTTTGGCATATGCCAGCACTGGTCGCAATCTTCGGTGATGATGCTTGCTTGCAGTTTGGTGGTGGTACCCTGGGTCATCCATGGGGTAACGCTGCGGGTGCGGCGGCTAACCGTGTTGCATTGGAAGCCTGCGTAGAAGCACGTAACCAAGGTATTGAAATCGAGAAAGAAGGCAAAGCGATCTTGACCAAGGCAGCGAAAAGCAGTCCAGAACTGAAAATCGCCATGGAAACATGGAAAGAGATCAAGTTCGAGTTTGACACTGTTGACAAACTGGACATAGCCCACAAGTAA
- a CDS encoding ribulose bisphosphate carboxylase small subunit, translating into MSEVIDYKSRVSDPASRKFETFSYLPAMADKDIKKQVQYLISKGWNPAIEHTEPEYVMDSYWYMWKLPMFGETDVERVLAEAAACHKANPNNHVRLIGYNNFNQSQGTAMVIYRGKTV; encoded by the coding sequence ATGAGCGAAGTAATCGATTACAAATCACGTGTTAGTGATCCAGCAAGCCGTAAATTTGAAACATTTTCTTATCTGCCTGCAATGGCCGACAAGGATATCAAGAAACAAGTGCAATATTTAATCAGCAAAGGCTGGAACCCAGCGATTGAACATACAGAACCTGAGTATGTCATGGATTCCTACTGGTATATGTGGAAGCTGCCAATGTTTGGTGAAACGGATGTAGAACGCGTGCTGGCAGAAGCTGCCGCATGTCATAAAGCCAATCCGAACAATCACGTACGTTTGATTGGTTACAATAACTTCAACCAATCACAAGGCACAGCCATGGTGATATACCGCGGCAAGACTGTTTAA
- a CDS encoding CbbQ/NirQ/NorQ/GpvN family protein — protein sequence MSDIIDQYRIKKEPYYHSVADEVKLYEAAYSVRMPMMLKGPTGCGKTRFVEYMAWKLKKPLITVACNEDMTASDLVGRFLLDANGTRWQDGPLAVAARYGAICYLDEVVEARQDTTVVIHPLTDNRRVLPLEKKGELIQAHADFQIVISYNPGYQSLMKDLKQSTKQRFGALDFNYPSHDIESEIVAHESGVSTEVAEKLVSIAERARNLKGHGLDEGISTRMLIYAGSLIAKKVDAHAACRVALVRPITDDPDMRDALDAAVSTFFN from the coding sequence ATGAGCGATATCATCGACCAGTATCGTATTAAAAAAGAACCTTATTACCATTCCGTTGCGGATGAAGTAAAACTCTATGAAGCCGCCTATTCAGTACGCATGCCGATGATGCTGAAAGGCCCGACTGGTTGCGGCAAGACCCGCTTTGTCGAGTACATGGCGTGGAAATTAAAAAAACCGCTGATCACCGTTGCGTGTAATGAAGACATGACCGCATCCGATCTGGTGGGTCGCTTTTTGCTCGATGCCAATGGCACGCGCTGGCAAGATGGACCGCTTGCAGTCGCAGCACGTTATGGCGCGATCTGCTATCTGGATGAAGTTGTCGAAGCACGCCAGGATACCACCGTGGTTATTCATCCGCTTACCGACAACCGTCGCGTGCTTCCACTGGAGAAAAAAGGTGAGCTGATTCAGGCACATGCAGACTTCCAGATTGTCATCTCGTACAACCCAGGGTATCAGAGCTTGATGAAAGACTTGAAACAATCGACCAAACAACGTTTTGGTGCGCTCGATTTCAATTACCCGAGTCATGACATCGAAAGCGAAATCGTTGCCCACGAATCAGGCGTATCGACCGAAGTTGCCGAGAAGCTGGTATCGATTGCCGAACGCGCACGAAACCTGAAGGGACATGGCCTGGATGAAGGTATTTCCACTCGCATGCTGATTTATGCCGGAAGCCTGATTGCCAAGAAAGTCGATGCCCATGCAGCCTGCCGTGTAGCACTGGTGCGCCCGATCACCGACGATCCGGATATGCGCGATGCGCTGGACGCAGCAGTTAGTACGTTCTTCAACTAA
- a CDS encoding nitric oxide reductase activation protein NorD has translation MSVSLDDYKELLEDLEPESVELLHHAWPEAVKIFSPRGLDNYLKGASAIRGLGRGRSVVDCWIDEIPLVVKEVGEDVISDLATSVLSLASRTSGAVIELVLATSPTAAKRLGDAQLFQNYLQFLNTLIAQAPRGIRPMLGKLEILFGQLTLGGLRRWAMWGAHAHRTDYEEQIRYFGLESKESLAVLQKERKGTLFVDVQRRINMYLRALWGRDFFMKPTSGDFETREGYKPFIENYFIHLPDAYDAYDDVSATEVYRAAAAHAAAHLVETQQPISAESLNPLQMAVISVIEDARIEELSIRRFPGLRKTWSVLHSATPEMNVSTGDYLNRLARALLDPDYKDQDPWIAEGRKLFKAAKDDQLHSHKTSWEIGVQLAHSFMDKKIPYNPRTDILTAPYRDDNRYFWEFEEFDFNKSLSAGYDAPKQVRKYVNVMEFANELDVETAGDDAEEIWVMGTEFFPYEDMGVSYNDMEGKEPVSAPYHYSEWDYQIQLERPDWATVQEKRAKLGDMQCIDDIANQYKREIARMKFLLDAMQPQGTRRIRKLEDGDEIDINAAIRSMIDIRMGMQPDPRIMMRSVRKVRDISVLVLLDLSESTNEKVAGHDYSVLDLTRQATVLLANAINKIGDPFAIHGFCSDGRHDVEYFRFKDFDQPYNEIPKAKLAGMTGQLSTRMGAAMRHATHYLKLQKSTKKLLLVITDGEPADVDVRDPQYLRHDTKKAVEEAGRSGILTYCMSLDPRADQYVSRIFGERNYLVVDHVERLPEKLPVLYAGLTR, from the coding sequence ATGAGTGTCAGTCTGGACGATTACAAAGAATTGCTCGAGGATCTGGAACCGGAATCGGTTGAATTGCTCCATCATGCTTGGCCGGAAGCGGTCAAGATCTTTTCACCGCGCGGTCTGGATAACTACTTAAAAGGCGCGTCGGCAATCCGCGGCCTGGGGCGCGGGCGCAGCGTGGTCGATTGCTGGATTGATGAAATTCCGCTGGTCGTCAAGGAAGTCGGTGAAGATGTCATCAGCGATTTGGCAACATCCGTGCTTTCGCTGGCTTCGAGAACTTCCGGCGCGGTCATCGAACTGGTGCTGGCGACTTCCCCTACTGCTGCCAAACGTCTCGGTGACGCGCAGTTATTCCAGAATTACCTGCAATTTCTGAATACGCTGATCGCACAGGCACCACGCGGCATTCGTCCGATGCTCGGCAAGTTGGAAATCCTGTTCGGGCAATTGACGCTGGGTGGCTTGCGCCGCTGGGCGATGTGGGGCGCACATGCGCACCGCACCGATTATGAAGAGCAAATCCGTTATTTCGGTCTGGAATCGAAAGAATCGCTTGCGGTCTTGCAGAAGGAACGCAAAGGCACGCTGTTTGTCGACGTGCAGCGCCGTATCAATATGTATTTGCGTGCGTTGTGGGGACGAGATTTCTTCATGAAACCGACTTCCGGCGACTTTGAAACGCGTGAAGGCTATAAGCCATTCATCGAAAACTATTTCATCCATCTGCCCGATGCCTACGATGCCTATGACGATGTGTCGGCAACCGAAGTCTACCGCGCCGCTGCAGCGCACGCTGCAGCGCATCTGGTCGAAACCCAGCAGCCGATTTCTGCGGAAAGTTTGAATCCGTTGCAGATGGCTGTGATTTCGGTCATTGAAGATGCGCGTATCGAGGAATTGTCGATCCGCCGCTTTCCCGGCCTACGCAAGACATGGTCGGTATTGCACAGTGCCACACCGGAAATGAATGTCTCGACGGGCGATTATCTGAATCGCCTGGCACGCGCCCTGCTCGACCCGGATTACAAGGACCAAGATCCGTGGATCGCCGAAGGACGCAAACTGTTCAAAGCGGCGAAAGACGATCAGCTACATAGTCACAAAACCTCATGGGAAATCGGTGTGCAGCTCGCGCACAGCTTCATGGACAAAAAGATTCCGTACAACCCGCGCACCGACATACTCACCGCCCCATACCGTGACGACAACCGCTATTTCTGGGAATTCGAGGAATTCGATTTCAACAAATCGCTGTCTGCCGGATACGACGCGCCCAAACAAGTGCGCAAATACGTCAACGTCATGGAGTTTGCCAATGAGCTCGACGTCGAAACCGCCGGTGACGACGCAGAGGAAATCTGGGTCATGGGCACCGAGTTCTTCCCGTACGAAGACATGGGTGTGTCGTACAACGATATGGAAGGCAAGGAACCGGTATCGGCGCCGTACCACTATTCCGAATGGGATTACCAGATTCAACTGGAACGCCCCGATTGGGCTACAGTGCAGGAAAAACGCGCAAAACTGGGCGATATGCAATGCATCGACGACATCGCCAATCAATACAAACGCGAAATTGCGCGCATGAAATTCCTGCTCGACGCGATGCAACCGCAAGGCACACGCCGCATCCGTAAACTCGAAGACGGCGACGAAATCGACATCAACGCCGCGATCCGTTCGATGATCGATATCCGCATGGGCATGCAACCCGATCCACGCATCATGATGCGCTCGGTGCGCAAGGTGCGCGATATCTCCGTACTGGTGCTGCTCGACTTATCCGAATCGACCAACGAAAAAGTCGCCGGACACGACTACTCCGTGCTCGACCTGACGCGCCAGGCGACGGTATTGCTCGCCAACGCCATCAACAAGATCGGCGATCCGTTTGCCATCCATGGCTTCTGTTCCGACGGACGCCATGACGTCGAGTATTTCCGCTTCAAGGATTTCGATCAACCCTACAACGAAATTCCTAAAGCCAAACTCGCCGGTATGACCGGGCAACTGTCGACCCGCATGGGTGCGGCCATGCGCCACGCCACGCATTATCTGAAACTGCAAAAATCGACAAAAAAACTACTGTTGGTCATCACCGACGGCGAACCGGCGGATGTGGACGTACGCGACCCGCAATACCTGCGCCACGACACCAAAAAAGCCGTCGAAGAAGCCGGCCGCTCCGGTATCCTCACCTACTGCATGAGCTTAGATCCGCGCGCCGATCAATACGTGTCGCGCATTTTCGGCGAACGAAATTATTTAGTAGTGGATCATGTAGAGCGATTGCCGGAGAAACTGCCGGTGTTGTATGCGGGGTTAACGAGGTAA
- a CDS encoding type II toxin-antitoxin system PemK/MazF family toxin: MTDFKQLEIYWIDLEPARGAETKKLRPCVIIQSDLVNNQSKTLIVAPLLPNHKPWPFAVNLEPNSENGLDKDRHINLKQLRAVDVSRIGKLQGRLDKQHLPAIKNALAIVFDW; the protein is encoded by the coding sequence ATGACTGATTTCAAGCAACTCGAGATTTACTGGATCGACCTGGAACCGGCCAGAGGCGCGGAAACCAAGAAATTAAGACCGTGTGTCATCATTCAGAGCGACTTGGTTAACAACCAATCAAAAACGCTGATCGTTGCTCCCTTGCTGCCGAATCATAAACCCTGGCCTTTTGCTGTGAATCTGGAACCTAATTCAGAAAACGGCTTGGACAAAGACCGGCACATCAATCTCAAACAATTGCGTGCCGTGGATGTTTCCCGGATCGGGAAATTACAAGGCCGGTTGGACAAACAGCATCTTCCGGCGATCAAAAATGCGCTGGCCATTGTGTTTGATTGGTAG
- a CDS encoding CopG family transcriptional regulator, with protein MTYRTTITLDDEVYLFLNDIAGDNRSAYINELLKQERKNFLKQALIKANQEEATDLDYQEELQAWENTLSDGLSND; from the coding sequence ATGACATATCGTACGACCATTACCTTGGATGATGAAGTCTACCTATTCCTGAACGATATCGCGGGCGATAACCGCAGCGCGTATATCAATGAATTATTGAAGCAGGAACGCAAGAATTTTCTCAAGCAAGCATTGATTAAAGCCAATCAAGAAGAAGCAACCGATTTGGATTACCAGGAGGAATTGCAAGCCTGGGAGAACACGTTATCCGACGGCCTATCGAATGACTGA
- a CDS encoding dihydroxyacetone kinase family protein — MTYLFNDPAQFADELAEGYVAAHRDKIRRVDGGVIRRHKAKPGQVVVIIGGGSGHYPAFGGFVGLGLAHGAALGNVFAAPSAQQICNVAHAADAGGGILFCYANYAGDVLNFTQVQERLRAQGTDVRSVVVTDDIASAPVSEQHKRRGIAGTLAVFKAAAVAADAGKPLDEVVHIATAANDRVRSLGVAFSGCTLPGAAKPLFEVASGIMEVGMGIHGEPGLDRVKAPSADELAEMLVGKLLAEIPVTVNTISGARIGVILNGLGAVKYEELFVVYRKIEQLLTARGLIIVAPVVDEMITSFDMAGVSLTLFWLNDELEQSWLAAADTPAFHRGVIAYDNFAMSHDAEPKESRDKHSIKPGSVESQAAANTVLAALEAALKAIEAQQDELGRLDAIAGDGDHGIGMQRGLTAAVEAARTAIIAQAGAGTTLIAAGDAWSDRAGGTSGMLWGVILCNLGSAVDDKAKPDAATLATGIAAALQAVIAAGKAQLSDKTLVDVLYPFSTALMKGTTQGLSTPEAWTAAAEIAKQSAEATKNLTPKIGRARPHAEKSIGIPDPGAVSMTLIIQAADKIIRIHCI, encoded by the coding sequence ATGACCTACTTATTCAATGATCCGGCGCAGTTTGCTGATGAATTAGCCGAAGGTTATGTCGCCGCTCACCGGGATAAAATTCGGCGCGTCGACGGCGGCGTCATCCGTCGCCATAAAGCCAAACCCGGTCAGGTGGTTGTCATCATCGGTGGCGGTTCGGGGCATTATCCCGCGTTCGGCGGCTTTGTCGGGTTAGGATTGGCGCATGGCGCAGCATTAGGTAACGTTTTCGCCGCCCCGTCCGCGCAGCAGATCTGCAATGTGGCGCACGCCGCCGATGCAGGCGGCGGTATTCTGTTTTGTTACGCCAATTACGCCGGTGACGTGCTCAATTTCACTCAAGTGCAGGAACGTCTACGTGCGCAGGGTACCGATGTCCGCTCGGTGGTGGTGACCGACGACATCGCATCCGCTCCGGTGAGTGAGCAACACAAACGCCGCGGTATCGCCGGCACGTTGGCAGTGTTCAAAGCCGCAGCCGTTGCTGCCGATGCCGGAAAACCGCTGGATGAGGTCGTGCATATCGCAACTGCAGCCAATGACCGTGTACGCTCGCTGGGCGTGGCGTTTTCCGGTTGCACATTGCCTGGTGCCGCCAAACCTTTGTTTGAAGTTGCATCCGGAATCATGGAAGTCGGCATGGGCATCCATGGCGAACCCGGTCTGGATCGCGTCAAAGCGCCCAGCGCCGATGAGCTGGCGGAAATGCTGGTCGGTAAACTGCTAGCCGAGATTCCCGTAACCGTGAATACTATTTCCGGCGCACGAATCGGCGTCATCCTGAACGGCCTCGGCGCAGTGAAATACGAAGAATTGTTTGTCGTTTACCGCAAGATCGAGCAATTGCTGACTGCGCGTGGCTTAATTATTGTCGCCCCGGTGGTGGATGAAATGATCACCAGCTTCGATATGGCGGGCGTGTCGTTGACATTGTTCTGGTTGAATGACGAGCTGGAGCAAAGCTGGCTGGCGGCAGCCGATACACCGGCGTTTCATCGAGGCGTTATTGCCTACGACAACTTTGCAATGAGTCATGACGCCGAACCAAAAGAATCGCGCGACAAACATTCGATAAAGCCGGGTTCTGTGGAATCGCAGGCGGCCGCCAACACTGTGCTGGCAGCGCTGGAAGCGGCACTCAAAGCCATCGAAGCACAACAAGATGAATTGGGCCGGTTGGATGCGATTGCCGGGGACGGCGATCACGGCATCGGCATGCAGCGCGGTCTGACGGCTGCGGTCGAGGCAGCCAGGACGGCAATCATTGCGCAAGCCGGAGCGGGGACAACGCTGATTGCCGCCGGCGATGCCTGGTCGGATCGTGCCGGCGGCACCTCGGGCATGTTGTGGGGCGTCATTCTATGCAATCTCGGCAGTGCCGTCGATGACAAAGCCAAACCGGATGCCGCAACCCTTGCGACGGGTATCGCAGCGGCGCTGCAAGCCGTTATTGCTGCTGGCAAGGCGCAACTGAGCGATAAAACGTTGGTCGACGTGCTGTATCCATTTTCCACAGCCTTGATGAAAGGCACTACTCAAGGACTTTCAACGCCTGAAGCCTGGACAGCTGCCGCGGAAATTGCCAAACAATCCGCCGAAGCCACCAAAAATCTCACGCCAAAAATCGGCCGCGCCCGTCCGCATGCCGAAAAAAGCATCGGCATTCCCGATCCGGGGGCAGTGTCGATGACACTGATTATTCAGGCAGCGGATAAAATTATTCGCATCCATTGCATCTGA
- a CDS encoding peroxiredoxin, producing the protein MPAINQPVEDFALPSTDNNEFSLSAHAGKHLVIYFYPKDDTPGCTLEGQDFRDHLPEFTKGNCIVVGISRDNLKSHQCFKEKMQFPFELLSDEDEKVCNLFGVMKMKNMYGKQVLGIERSTFVIDAQGILRKEWRGVKVPGHVQEVLDFVTTLNQ; encoded by the coding sequence ATGCCCGCAATCAATCAACCGGTTGAAGATTTTGCGTTACCCTCAACTGACAATAATGAGTTCTCATTGTCGGCTCATGCCGGTAAGCATCTGGTTATTTATTTTTATCCCAAAGACGATACGCCCGGATGTACTCTGGAAGGTCAGGATTTTCGTGATCACCTGCCTGAGTTTACGAAGGGAAATTGCATCGTGGTGGGTATTTCACGCGACAATCTCAAATCACACCAGTGTTTTAAGGAAAAAATGCAGTTTCCTTTTGAATTGCTGAGTGACGAAGACGAAAAAGTCTGCAACCTGTTTGGCGTCATGAAAATGAAAAATATGTACGGCAAGCAAGTTCTCGGCATCGAGCGCAGTACGTTTGTGATCGATGCGCAAGGCATCTTAAGAAAAGAGTGGCGTGGCGTGAAAGTGCCCGGCCACGTTCAGGAAGTTCTGGATTTTGTAACGACACTCAATCAGTAA
- the ccmI gene encoding c-type cytochrome biogenesis protein CcmI: MTAFWVISGVFIVTALLFVVPTLLRSRNDQLKNLEHDAVNITVYRDQIAELDRDLENDILSREQYDKSKQELQQRMLQDVTERDNIVVDRNKKIRNIALSAVIILTLPLAAVSLYLAIGDTRGLLPQAQLASATQMNRDGGGSPAGHDNFSSVLENLIKRLSDNPEDIEGWVMLGRTYAIMGRYNEASNTYAKLVELIPDSPQILSDYADVLAMKNQGNLSGKPAELIYQALRIDPQYPKALALAGTVEFEQGKFAQAAEHWENLLQVIPPDAQLTQSVKESIAEAKLLASGGKPTASEQPVKVAEAKQEISAQPVEKAVSADAPAATSLSVSGHVTISGDLAAKVSSSDTLFIYARAKSGPKMPLAILRLKASDLPASFTLTDDMAMTPTMKMSSFPEVVIEARVSKSGQAVTASGDLQGFSEPVKLGHNNISIVINKQVP, encoded by the coding sequence ATGACGGCTTTTTGGGTTATTTCCGGGGTTTTTATTGTTACTGCGCTGCTGTTTGTGGTTCCAACGCTATTACGAAGCAGAAACGATCAACTGAAAAATTTAGAACATGATGCGGTTAACATCACAGTCTATCGCGATCAAATTGCCGAGCTGGATAGAGACTTGGAGAACGATATTCTCAGTCGCGAGCAATACGATAAAAGCAAGCAGGAACTACAACAGCGTATGCTGCAGGATGTGACTGAACGCGATAATATCGTCGTTGATAGAAATAAGAAGATTCGCAATATTGCATTATCTGCAGTCATTATTTTAACGCTGCCACTGGCCGCCGTCAGTTTGTATTTAGCCATTGGTGATACGCGCGGTTTACTGCCGCAAGCGCAACTCGCTAGCGCGACTCAAATGAATCGCGATGGCGGCGGATCACCCGCGGGTCACGACAATTTTTCATCGGTGCTGGAAAATCTGATTAAGCGTCTCAGTGATAATCCGGAAGATATCGAAGGTTGGGTTATGCTGGGGCGTACCTATGCCATCATGGGCCGGTATAACGAAGCCAGCAATACTTATGCCAAGCTGGTCGAATTGATTCCAGACAGCCCGCAGATACTGAGCGATTATGCTGATGTTTTAGCGATGAAGAATCAAGGAAATTTATCGGGTAAACCGGCTGAATTGATATACCAGGCTCTGCGCATTGATCCACAATACCCCAAAGCATTGGCCTTAGCGGGTACAGTAGAATTTGAACAGGGGAAATTTGCACAAGCGGCCGAACATTGGGAAAATTTGCTGCAAGTGATTCCCCCAGATGCCCAGTTGACTCAATCTGTGAAAGAAAGTATTGCTGAAGCCAAGCTACTGGCTTCCGGCGGCAAACCGACAGCATCAGAACAGCCGGTTAAAGTTGCGGAAGCGAAGCAAGAGATCAGCGCGCAGCCGGTGGAAAAAGCTGTGAGTGCTGATGCGCCTGCAGCAACATCACTTTCAGTGTCGGGTCATGTAACGATCAGTGGCGATCTGGCGGCGAAAGTATCGTCGAGCGATACTTTGTTCATTTATGCGCGAGCCAAATCGGGGCCCAAAATGCCATTGGCGATTTTACGGTTGAAAGCGAGCGATCTTCCAGCTTCGTTCACATTGACGGATGATATGGCGATGACGCCGACGATGAAAATGTCGAGCTTTCCGGAAGTCGTGATCGAAGCCAGAGTTTCGAAATCCGGACAAGCTGTCACTGCCAGTGGAGATCTGCAAGGATTTAGCGAACCGGTCAAGCTCGGCCATAATAATATATCGATCGTGATCAATAAACAGGTGCCATAA
- a CDS encoding cytochrome c-type biogenesis protein CcmH, with product MVRQLNGVTKAAALILLLFLLVPMTGWSKEAIPVAEDPEVEKRMLTLTENLRCLVCQNETIADSRADFSNDIRREIREQIKANKTDPEIIQFLVDRYGDFVLYNPPMKATTILLWFGPAALLLFGLISLIMYLRRRRVQIEEVSLSQAELEKAEALLNEDKKGKNV from the coding sequence ATGGTACGTCAATTAAATGGTGTAACGAAAGCCGCAGCGCTTATTTTGCTGCTATTTCTGCTTGTCCCAATGACCGGGTGGTCGAAAGAAGCAATACCGGTCGCGGAAGATCCCGAAGTTGAAAAAAGAATGCTGACGCTGACGGAGAATTTGCGCTGTCTGGTTTGTCAGAATGAAACGATAGCGGATTCGCGCGCGGATTTTTCGAATGATATCCGGCGTGAAATCCGCGAACAAATCAAAGCGAACAAAACAGATCCGGAGATTATTCAGTTTCTGGTCGACCGCTATGGAGATTTCGTCCTTTATAACCCACCGATGAAAGCCACCACCATCTTGCTGTGGTTTGGTCCGGCTGCTTTGTTGTTGTTTGGATTGATTTCATTGATCATGTATTTAAGACGCCGTCGTGTGCAGATAGAAGAAGTGTCGCTTTCGCAAGCAGAGCTTGAAAAAGCGGAAGCGTTACTGAACGAGGATAAAAAAGGTAAAAACGTATGA